The genomic interval GTTGAGCGCGAACTGGCGGCGATCGACCGGGTGGGCCAGTGGCTGCGCGATCGCACCGCCACCCAGGACCTCCAGCTCTACGCGGTGCGGCTGGACGAGATTCGCGCCGACCTGGTGCTGCCCGCCGACCAGGCGCTGCTAGAGCGGATGGCCAATACCTACGTGGTGCTGGGCGCGATCGATGCCGCCGCTGACATTCGCCGCGACCTGGCCGAGGCAGCGCGGCTGGCGACCAACGGCACGGAATACCGCCGCCAGCTCGAAATTCTGGCCGCCCTGCGGGCCGACTGGTTTCAGTTCGCCGAGGCGGCGGCGGCCTACAGTGAGCTGGTGGCGCTAAACCCGGCTGACCTCAACCCAGAGGCCGAACGGCGCTACCTGAGCCTCCAGGCCGAAAATCTGGAGCAGGCCCAGGACCCGGCCGGGGCGATCGCCCTGCAGCAGCGCCTGCTGCGCCTGTACCAGGAGGACGAGAGTCTGTGGCCGCAGATTCCCCCCTTGCAGCACCGAGTTGCCCAAAACTACCTGGCTCTAAACGATGTGGCTAACGCCGCCCGTCAGCTCCAGGTCGCTTACACCAACGCCATTGACCAGGAGCAGGTTGAAGTCGCCGCCAACGCCATCAACGACCTGGCAGCCATCTACAAAACCCTGGGCCGCTGGACCGATGTGGGCTACCTCTACGAACAGCTGCTGGTGGTCCAGCGGCAGGCCCACAGCGCCTACGGCATGATGGCCGCCTACGACGAACTGGGCCAGGTGCACGAGCAGCTGGGGGCGACGTCGTCGGCGCTGGCGGCCTACCGCGAAGGGCTGGTGCTGGCGCGGGTGCTGGGCACTCGCCAGGCCTACTTTGAAGCCCAAATTGCCCGCTTAACCGAGGAGGCGACCTGATGGTGATTGAATGGCTGACCTTTGCGGTTGACCCCGAAAACCGCGAAACTTTTATTCGCCTGGACCACGACATTTGGACGGCGGCCCTGAGCCAGTACCCCGGTTTTATTTCGAAGGAAGTGTGGATTTCGCCCGATCTGCACGACCAGGTGGTGTGTATGGTGCGCTGGCAGACCCGCGAGCAGTGGAAGTCGATTCCCCAGGCGGAGCTAGACGCCGTTGAGCAACGGTTTGACGAGGCCGTGGAGTTTCCCTACCGCATGATTGATGCCCGCGAGTACCAGGTGCGGCGCTATCCCTCGACTTGAAGCTGAACGTCCGAGGCGATCGCCCTGGCGGCTGATCAGCGCCCCCATCAGCCCCTGATCTGGTCACAATTAAGACTTGGCAACACGACTGGGCTGATGGCGAGTTTACTGGCACATTCCTCCCTATGCTTGACCCCATTCAGGCGCTTGCCCAATGCGTTCGCAAAGGGCTGCTGCCAGAGCTGCACCTCGAAAGCCTCGATCCCCACAACCCTGTGGTGGTTCACCGGGTGCCGGTGCCCTGGCGCTGTCTGGGCACCGGCAACTATGCCGCTGTGTTTCTCCACCCCGACTATCCCGAGCAGGTGGTAAAGGTATATGCCCCGGGTCGCCCTGGTCTCGAAGCCGAGGTCGAGGTCTACCGGCGGCTGGCAGACCATCCGGCCTTTTCGCGCTGCTACCTCAGCGAAGCGCCGTTTTTGGTGCTCAAGCGCCTGCATGGGGTAACGCTGTACGACTGTCTCCACCGGGGCATTGCCATTCCGCCCCAGGTGATTCGCGACATCGATGCTGCCCTCGACTACGTGCGCAGTCGGGGTCTGTTTCCCCACGATGTCCACGGCCGCAACGTCATGCAGTGCGAAGGGCGGGGCCTGGTGGTGGATGTGTCTGATTTCTTGAATTCTCAGCCCTGCCGGGCCTGGCAGGATGTCAAGCGCGCCTACTGGTGGATTTACCGACCCTTTTTTCTGCCCCTGGGCCTGCGAATACCCTATGCTTTGCTGGACGGGGTGCGGGCTGGATACCGTCTGTTTCGTCGCCTTCTGGGCGGCGGGCTGCGTTAGCATACGGCCATAGCTGTTGAATGTATGGCCCTGCCCCATTGCTATGCTGTCGTGCCCCCGTTGCCAGGCCACCCTTGAACCCGCGGCGCTCCAGTGCCCCCGCTGTCGGCTGCCGCTCAAGGCCCACGGCCATCCGGGCATCCCGCTGCACCGCACCGAGGGCGACGAGCCCCTGTGCGCCACCTGCCTCTACGATGCCGACGACACCTGCAACTTTCCCCAGCGTCCCCACGCCGAAACCTGTACCCTGTATCGGTCAGTAAACGCCGCCAAAGATTTGGATCTGCCGTCACCCTCTCCAGGGCAGCAGATTGGTTTTTGGCTGCGCAACCACCGAGGATTAATTGGTCTGATTGGGCTATTGCTACTGAGCCTGGCGATTGTGCTGGTGAATTGAAACGTTAGTTCTCAACTCTAATCTGGGTCCTTCAGCCAGTATTACAATATAAAGTAGGGTATCTTAATGCCTTGGTGCAATTTAAAAAAACTACTCCTCACGGCTAAAAAATGGGCAAGGGGGTGGCTATGGACAGCGCATTCCGTCTAGTCACGCCAGTGTTGGCGGCTGCACTGGTGACAGTGATAGGGGTTCCTAAGTTGATGCTGTATGGCTGCCGTGGCTAGGACACTGGCTCCAGGGCAAAAAAGTCAGCAAAGATTTTTTCGCTGACGGTGTTGAGACGGGTTTGCAGGTTGTCGAGAAATTCGTGCAGCCCCTGCTGGGTGATTTCTTCAATGGTGAGGTAGTCGAGTTCGGAGCGCAGGCGACCGAGGGCGCGATCGCTGCCCGTGCGCCAGGTACCCGCTGGGGTGCCCGAAATGCAGTGCAGCGATCGCTCTGCCTCCAGCAAACAAAACTGAATCGACCGCGGAAACTCCCGATTCAAAATCAAAAACTCGGTCACCCCCCTAGGGGTAATCCGGTACTGGCACTTGCGGTACATCTCGTAGGCGCTGGCTGACTTCAGCAGGGCAATCCACTGTAAATCGTCCAGGGGAGAGCCCACGTCAGTGACCGAGGGCAGCAAAATGTAGTACTTGACGTCGAGGATACGAGCGGTTTTGTCGGCTCGCTCCAGCAACCGCCCCAGCTGACCAAAGTGCCAGCCCTCGGTGTGGGCCATGGTGGCATCCATCACCCCCGCAAACAGGTGGCTGGCCATTTTGACTTCGGGGAAAAAGTTGTGCAGCTCCGACAGCAGGCCCACGTCGGCGGCCTCATTCACCATCAGGTAAAACGAGTTCACCTGCTCCCACATCTCTGACGAAATCACCTCTCGCACCGATCGCGCATTTTCCCGCGCCGACCTGAGGCAGGAAATGATCGAGTTGGGGTACTCGCGATCGAAGGTCAAAAACCGCAGAATATTCTCCGCCGTCGGTTCACCGTAGCGCGCCTCAAACATGGCCTGATCGCCCGTAGTTCGCACCAGGGGCTCCCACTGCTGCTCCATGCCAGGGGGCGCATCCAGCAGCAGGTTCAGGTTGACATCCACAAAGCGGGCGACGTTTTCGGCCCGTTCAACGTAGCGGTTGAGCCAGTAGATGGAGTCGGCGACGCGGCTGAGCATAGTGGTAAAGGGTGGATGGGTGGGAGGGTGGATGGGTGGATGGGTAGGAGGGTGGATGGGTGGGTGGGGCAGCTACTTTTCTGCGTCCACCCATCCACC from Leptolyngbya sp. KIOST-1 carries:
- a CDS encoding TIGR03792 family protein, with product MVIEWLTFAVDPENRETFIRLDHDIWTAALSQYPGFISKEVWISPDLHDQVVCMVRWQTREQWKSIPQAELDAVEQRFDEAVEFPYRMIDAREYQVRRYPST
- a CDS encoding serine/threonine-protein kinase; the protein is MLDPIQALAQCVRKGLLPELHLESLDPHNPVVVHRVPVPWRCLGTGNYAAVFLHPDYPEQVVKVYAPGRPGLEAEVEVYRRLADHPAFSRCYLSEAPFLVLKRLHGVTLYDCLHRGIAIPPQVIRDIDAALDYVRSRGLFPHDVHGRNVMQCEGRGLVVDVSDFLNSQPCRAWQDVKRAYWWIYRPFFLPLGLRIPYALLDGVRAGYRLFRRLLGGGLR
- a CDS encoding alpha-E domain-containing protein, producing the protein MLSRVADSIYWLNRYVERAENVARFVDVNLNLLLDAPPGMEQQWEPLVRTTGDQAMFEARYGEPTAENILRFLTFDREYPNSIISCLRSARENARSVREVISSEMWEQVNSFYLMVNEAADVGLLSELHNFFPEVKMASHLFAGVMDATMAHTEGWHFGQLGRLLERADKTARILDVKYYILLPSVTDVGSPLDDLQWIALLKSASAYEMYRKCQYRITPRGVTEFLILNREFPRSIQFCLLEAERSLHCISGTPAGTWRTGSDRALGRLRSELDYLTIEEITQQGLHEFLDNLQTRLNTVSEKIFADFFALEPVS